CATATGTGCTTGCAAGAGTGTTACACTGTTTTATTAGATTGtatgtaaaaatacagtatcTTAAAAATACAGGGAAAAATGCATGTAATATAAATGCCTTGACTTTTAAATCTCATGGTAGGCACTTACTGTATCTTTTGCATTCCACTGATGCTTTCCTCGGGAACAGCCCTCCTGAGACAGAAACGTGTTGAAGTCTGAGGTTTTCCTCCTACAGCAGCTCCAATATTTCATACTTTTatgaggaaagaaaaaaaagaagacttAGGTGCAGTTTACACagcaccattttcaactaaaaacagaaaactttgtATGCACTTTGGCCGcttatttacatgacaacagcatTATGAgggcctgaaaacacaaacttttgaaaatgggctTTAAAGTGCAACCGAATGTGAAAACCGATACAGTTATTGTCTCCTTGTACATGACAGAAACATGTGAAAACAGTGATGCCATGTGCAtgcgtattacgtgttcagtctatagacGTGTAATGTATCTAATGACAGCACCAACTATTGGCCTGCCAtccataatacagcgtttttggtcattttcatGGATCCGTGTGAAAGGGGATTGTTTTGGCAACATTGTCATCTGTACGCacccaaaacaaataaaacaaacgtATTGTATGTAAACGTATGTAAACGTACCCTATACTGCAGAATCTATGGATATATCTGAGATTTCTCCATCTACACTTTTCTAGTAGTTTCTAGTAGTCATTTCCAGTTTTGATTGGATGCTAATTTACCCTTCATGGAAGATAGGTACACCAGCATGATACAAACACGTCTCGTCATCACTGGCTGGTCCGCTGAATGTCTTAAAAAACAGAATAATGAGAATCCATTGTTTATATGATGGACTAAAGAAACCCCATGTGCCTTGACTTCTAATCGAAGAAGCAGACAGAGCGAACCGTACCTTACTGCAGCCTCCATTCTTACAGGACGTCCCTATCTTAATTTCATCACTATCCTCCTCTATAATACAATAAAGAGAATAAAATGCATCAGATTAAAAGACACATATAAAAAGGTAGGGAAAAGGAGGGTTGGCTATACTTACCTTTTATCTCTGGTGCATTTTCCTCAGTTAGTTTCAGCTTTTCTAAAGCCTGTTTGAGTGATGGAGAGATCTTCTGTTGTAGAATGGAGAAAGGCTCATCTGGACTACAAAGACCATTAAAAACGGATGTTTTCAGTCATTTATCCTTAAGAGGTTGTAACATCAATGTGGGTTTCGGCTGGGTGGACTGTTAATGAGAAGAACTTGCTCTCTATAGTAGATTTAATGCTGCATTACTTTATCTTCTGAACATCTGAACTAATGAGCCGGAAAATACAAACGGTGAAGACTGTCCTTTTTCTAGTGTTTTTACCTTGGTCGCTGAATAGACTCCAGAGGCTTTGGTGCTTGGGTGATGCATTCATCAAACTTTGGCTTCACGTCATTCACGTTCTTGTCTGCAGAGGACTTCACCTCTGGTTTAACAGGCTCAGAGGGCTTCTCCTGATTATGAGGGCCTTTTGTGCAACCCTAAGAGATTCATAAACACAGACAAATATTTCAAGACTTAGCCATTTCAATataaatagatatttttaatctaTACGAGCAAATACACAACTCTATCTATGAAGATGATCATTCGGTCTCATCACAGACGAGTTGTAGCACTCACAGCAATACTGAGGAAATCTGAAAAGTCAGTTGTTCGCCTCTTGCAGCAAGACCAACCCTGAGAAAAGCAATTCAAGACACAATTTAATAGGTTTTACTCTGAGAAACagtaacaatgacactattataTTTTCCAATAATAAGAAAAATGATCTTTTTTGCATGTCCACACCTTTAATGCATCATGAAACACTGGCACTCCGGGGTGGTATGTGCATGCATCTAGGGATAAGAAGAGAGTGATTATGAAATGTGACGTCACAGGAATACGGTCACATATCTGCCTGTGCAGCTTATAGTCAGTTAGTTTCTCCAACTAACTGCTCGGCTTCAGGATTCTTCGTTAAGACGATTATATAACTCGCTTGTATTCTAGCCATCTATAAAAACaagtaaatattaatttacgAAGTCTGTGTTATTGATTAAACATCATCCAAACGTTAAT
The nucleotide sequence above comes from Chanodichthys erythropterus isolate Z2021 chromosome 10, ASM2448905v1, whole genome shotgun sequence. Encoded proteins:
- the chordc1b gene encoding cysteine and histidine-rich domain-containing protein 1, with protein sequence MSVLCYNKGCGQRFDPDKNSDDACTYHPGVPVFHDALKGWSCCKRRTTDFSDFLSIAGCTKGPHNQEKPSEPVKPEVKSSADKNVNDVKPKFDECITQAPKPLESIQRPSPDEPFSILQQKISPSLKQALEKLKLTEENAPEIKEEDSDEIKIGTSCKNGGCSKTFSGPASDDETCLYHAGVPIFHEGMKYWSCCRRKTSDFNTFLSQEGCSRGKHQWNAKDTGKKVVPCRFDWHQTGSQVIISIYAKNSLPELSSVEGNSTVLKIHIIFEGEKEFEQQISLWGVIDASKSLVNMMAAKIEVVLKKAEPMSWARLDLPPAAPPKEKENLKDVDSEDECD